In Lactococcus paracarnosus, a genomic segment contains:
- the rpsI gene encoding 30S ribosomal protein S9, giving the protein MAQVQYLGTGRRKNSVARVRLVPGTGKITVNNKDVEEYIPHADLRLVINQPFGATETVGAYDVLVNVNGGGYAGQAGAIRHGISRALLNVDPDFRASLKRAGLLTRDARMVERKKAGLKKARKASQFSKR; this is encoded by the coding sequence TTGGCACAAGTACAATATCTCGGCACTGGACGCCGTAAAAACTCAGTAGCTCGTGTACGTTTGGTACCCGGCACTGGTAAAATCACAGTAAACAACAAAGACGTTGAAGAATATATCCCACACGCTGACTTGCGTTTGGTCATCAACCAACCATTTGGCGCAACTGAAACAGTTGGTGCTTACGACGTTCTTGTAAACGTTAATGGTGGTGGTTATGCAGGACAAGCTGGTGCGATCCGTCATGGTATCTCACGTGCGCTTCTAAATGTAGACCCTGACTTCCGTGCGTCATTAAAACGTGCTGGTTTGCTTACACGTGATGCTCGTATGGTTGAACGTAAAAAAGCTGGTCTCAAAAAAGCCCGTAAAGCAAGTCAATTTTCAAAACGTTAA
- the rplM gene encoding 50S ribosomal protein L13, with product MNKTTYFAKPGEVERKWHVVDATDIPLGRLSAVVASILRGKNKPQYTLHTDTGDFVIVINAGQVKLTGKKATDKIYYKHSMYPGGLKSITAGELREKNAVRLIETSVKGMLPHNTLGRAQGMKLKVFVGAEHTHQAQNPEVLDITGLI from the coding sequence ATGAACAAAACTACCTATTTCGCTAAGCCAGGCGAAGTTGAACGTAAATGGCACGTTGTTGATGCGACAGATATTCCTTTGGGACGTTTGTCAGCAGTTGTAGCGAGCATTCTACGCGGCAAAAATAAACCACAATACACACTTCATACAGATACTGGCGATTTCGTTATCGTTATTAATGCTGGACAAGTGAAATTAACTGGTAAAAAAGCAACTGACAAGATTTACTACAAACACTCAATGTACCCAGGTGGTTTGAAATCAATCACTGCTGGTGAATTGCGTGAAAAAAATGCAGTTCGTCTTATCGAAACTTCTGTAAAAGGTATGTTGCCACATAACACGCTTGGTCGTGCTCAAGGCATGAAACTTAAAGTATTTGTTGGCGCTGAGCATACACACCAAGCTCAAAACCCAGAAGTGCTTGACATTACAGGATTAATCTAA
- the rnhC gene encoding ribonuclease HIII gives MTIVLKLTPKEISHLIVAYQPDTSVASSPYIQFLAKPPGCVITVYTSGKVMFQGERSEHYASQFGYKHTPVAKVQQTNIIGTDEVGNGSYFGGLAVVATFLSDEDIPLIKKLGVDDSKKLTDTKIRQIAPILKDRIQHKALLLTPSKYNEVIESGYNAVSVKVALHNQAIFLLEKQLSVVPDHIIIDAFTTEKNYTKYLKNEANETSGKVTLIQKAEGQFYTVAVSSVIARSLFLDELDDLSQNVGISLPSGAGHKSDLTAAKIIKQLGESTLSQVAKLHFANTEKARKLNK, from the coding sequence ATGACCATCGTTTTAAAGTTAACCCCAAAGGAAATTTCCCATCTCATTGTAGCCTACCAACCTGATACATCGGTTGCATCTAGTCCATATATCCAATTTTTAGCCAAGCCACCAGGTTGTGTCATCACTGTTTATACATCAGGAAAAGTCATGTTCCAAGGTGAACGTTCTGAGCATTACGCGAGCCAATTTGGCTATAAACACACACCAGTTGCTAAAGTCCAACAAACGAATATCATTGGAACGGATGAGGTTGGCAATGGGTCTTACTTCGGAGGATTAGCTGTCGTCGCAACTTTTCTATCAGATGAAGATATCCCACTTATCAAGAAATTGGGTGTTGATGATTCTAAAAAATTAACGGATACTAAAATTAGACAAATTGCACCTATTTTAAAAGATAGGATTCAGCACAAGGCGCTTTTACTGACACCTAGCAAATATAATGAGGTTATCGAATCAGGTTATAATGCAGTTTCAGTCAAAGTTGCCCTACATAACCAAGCAATTTTTCTTCTGGAAAAACAGTTATCTGTTGTCCCTGATCATATCATCATAGACGCGTTCACTACTGAAAAAAATTATACCAAGTACCTCAAAAATGAAGCAAATGAAACTAGCGGTAAGGTCACACTAATTCAAAAAGCTGAAGGGCAGTTTTACACTGTTGCCGTCTCATCTGTTATCGCAAGAAGTCTATTTCTTGATGAATTAGATGACCTATCACAAAATGTTGGGATATCCCTACCCAGTGGCGCAGGGCACAAATCTGACCTAACAGCAGCTAAAATCATTAAGCAGCTTGGAGAATCAACACTTAGTCAAGTAGCGAAACTCCATTTTGCCAATACCGAGAAAGCGAGAAAATTAAACAAATGA
- the lepB gene encoding signal peptidase I, which yields MKVLKEWGPCVLIIAVILLLRLYVWKPVIVDGHSMDPTLADKEHLIIVKTVNIKRQEIVVAKEYDRNNGKEKNIVKRIIGLPGDTIKFDADVLTVNGKVVEEPYLNNYKIKFSKDKLQDTFSYNGFFQEIARNAAAFTVSATGESNFTVTVPKGQYFLMGDDRLVSQDSRQVGTFSKKDLVGEVKLRLWPLNKIGTVD from the coding sequence ATGAAAGTACTTAAAGAATGGGGCCCCTGTGTTTTAATCATTGCGGTTATTCTCCTGTTACGACTGTATGTATGGAAACCAGTAATTGTTGATGGACATTCCATGGATCCTACACTTGCGGATAAAGAGCACTTAATCATCGTGAAGACAGTTAATATTAAACGCCAAGAAATCGTTGTTGCCAAAGAATATGATCGTAACAACGGTAAAGAAAAAAATATCGTCAAGCGTATCATTGGTCTACCTGGCGATACAATCAAATTCGATGCAGATGTGCTGACAGTTAATGGTAAAGTAGTTGAAGAGCCTTATCTGAACAACTATAAGATTAAATTTTCGAAAGATAAATTACAAGATACCTTCAGCTATAATGGGTTTTTCCAAGAGATTGCACGAAATGCTGCCGCTTTTACAGTTTCAGCAACTGGGGAATCTAACTTTACAGTTACCGTCCCCAAAGGGCAATACTTCTTAATGGGAGATGACCGATTAGTCTCACAAGATTCACGCCAAGTGGGCACCTTTTCAAAAAAAGATCTAGTAGGGGAAGTCAAACTAAGACTTTGGCCACTAAACAAAATAGGGACTGTTGATTAA
- the hisE gene encoding phosphoribosyl-ATP diphosphatase: protein MITELYNQAIARKKEPKTGSYTNYLFDKGLDKILKKVGEEATEVIIAAKNADKVEIANEAADVFYHIAVMLAETGVTPADIQAVLDARTGKQSHVHDRSEISNY from the coding sequence ATGATTACAGAGTTATATAATCAAGCAATTGCCAGAAAAAAAGAGCCTAAGACAGGCTCTTACACTAACTATTTATTTGATAAGGGGTTAGATAAAATTCTAAAAAAAGTTGGCGAGGAAGCGACCGAAGTCATCATTGCTGCTAAAAATGCAGACAAGGTTGAGATCGCCAACGAGGCAGCAGATGTCTTTTATCATATCGCTGTCATGCTAGCCGAAACGGGTGTCACACCAGCTGATATTCAAGCAGTACTTGATGCGAGAACTGGTAAGCAATCTCATGTCCATGACAGATCAGAGATAAGTAACTACTAA
- the hisI gene encoding phosphoribosyl-AMP cyclohydrolase has protein sequence MRQENFSQTDVKLDFEKSPDGLVPVIVTDIANGQVLMLAYMNAQSYQLTLETKEMWYWSRSRQELWHKGDTSGHYQYVKSIKVDCDFDTLLIAVDQVGPACHTGTRSCFFTDVIAMREEN, from the coding sequence ATGCGTCAAGAAAATTTTAGTCAGACTGATGTTAAACTTGATTTTGAAAAGAGTCCTGATGGCTTGGTGCCTGTTATCGTGACAGATATTGCAAATGGCCAAGTCTTGATGTTAGCTTACATGAATGCACAAAGTTATCAGCTGACATTAGAGACAAAAGAAATGTGGTACTGGTCGAGATCCCGTCAGGAACTATGGCACAAGGGTGATACGTCAGGCCATTACCAATATGTTAAAAGCATTAAGGTGGACTGTGATTTTGACACGCTTCTGATTGCTGTTGATCAAGTTGGTCCGGCTTGTCACACAGGTACTAGAAGTTGTTTTTTTACGGATGTCATCGCGATGAGAGAGGAGAACTAA
- the hisF gene encoding imidazole glycerol phosphate synthase subunit HisF, producing the protein MLAKRIIPCLDVKDGRVVKGVNFVNLTDVGDPAETAKLYYEQGCDELVFLDITATHEARDTMVEVVRHVADQVFIPFTVGGGIRSVSDMSKMLRAGADKVGINSSAVANPDLIRQGAEKFGNQCIVVAIDAKKQTDGSFHVYVNGGRKDTGLDAVEWAKQAVALGAGEILLTSMDKDGTKSGFDIALSNAVANAVNVPVIASGGAGTAYDMVEVFQQTSVTGALAASVFHYGEIDIKDVKLKMKANQIEVRL; encoded by the coding sequence ATGCTAGCAAAAAGAATTATTCCTTGCCTAGATGTCAAAGATGGTCGTGTTGTCAAGGGTGTCAACTTTGTCAACTTAACCGATGTTGGTGATCCTGCAGAAACAGCTAAACTCTACTATGAACAAGGATGCGACGAGCTTGTTTTTCTCGATATTACGGCGACTCATGAGGCACGTGATACGATGGTAGAGGTGGTGCGTCATGTGGCAGATCAAGTGTTCATTCCATTTACAGTCGGTGGTGGTATTCGCTCTGTCTCTGATATGAGTAAGATGCTAAGGGCTGGTGCAGATAAAGTCGGCATCAACTCAAGTGCAGTCGCAAACCCTGATTTAATTCGACAAGGGGCAGAAAAATTTGGCAACCAGTGTATTGTTGTTGCCATAGATGCTAAAAAACAAACAGATGGCAGTTTTCATGTCTATGTTAATGGCGGTCGTAAGGATACGGGTCTTGATGCAGTCGAGTGGGCTAAGCAAGCAGTTGCCTTAGGTGCTGGTGAAATTCTTTTAACGAGTATGGATAAAGATGGAACAAAATCGGGATTTGACATTGCGCTAAGTAACGCTGTAGCCAATGCTGTAAATGTTCCTGTGATCGCTTCTGGTGGTGCTGGGACAGCCTATGATATGGTTGAGGTATTCCAACAAACATCAGTAACAGGGGCCTTAGCTGCCAGTGTCTTTCACTATGGTGAGATAGATATTAAGGACGTCAAATTGAAAATGAAAGCAAATCAGATTGAGGTACGCCTATGA
- the hisA gene encoding 1-(5-phosphoribosyl)-5-[(5-phosphoribosylamino)methylideneamino]imidazole-4-carboxamide isomerase, giving the protein MQILPAIDIKNGRAVRLYKGDFEQETVVNDSPLEQAKIFAKAGTTYLHVVDLDGALDGRATSAPIIEDIVKQTGLKIEVGGGIRTLTQIGAYLAKGVDRVIIGSMAVTDPDFVREALTQFGADKIVIGIDAKKGMVATKGWLETSDVDFITLALEMEKMGVRLFVYTDVDRDGTLAGPNLSHYEQLQDALTSATVIASGGIAEVSDLTALSDIGVTGTIVGKAYYNGNISLDELKEY; this is encoded by the coding sequence ATGCAAATACTACCAGCAATTGATATCAAAAATGGTCGTGCAGTTCGTTTATATAAAGGCGATTTTGAACAAGAAACAGTTGTGAATGATAGTCCCTTGGAGCAAGCAAAAATTTTTGCCAAAGCTGGTACGACCTATTTACACGTTGTTGATTTAGATGGCGCACTAGATGGTAGAGCAACCAGCGCACCAATCATTGAAGACATCGTCAAGCAGACTGGTCTAAAGATTGAAGTTGGTGGTGGTATTCGCACACTAACACAAATTGGTGCTTATCTAGCAAAAGGTGTCGATCGCGTCATCATTGGGTCGATGGCAGTCACAGATCCTGACTTTGTTAGAGAGGCGTTAACACAATTTGGTGCAGATAAGATTGTGATTGGGATCGATGCTAAAAAAGGAATGGTTGCGACTAAGGGATGGCTAGAGACATCTGATGTAGACTTCATTACCCTAGCACTTGAGATGGAAAAAATGGGTGTCCGCCTATTTGTTTACACTGACGTTGACCGTGATGGGACTTTAGCTGGTCCAAATCTTAGCCATTATGAGCAGTTACAGGATGCCTTGACGTCTGCTACTGTCATCGCTTCTGGTGGGATTGCTGAAGTCAGTGATTTGACAGCTCTTTCTGACATTGGGGTTACGGGTACGATTGTTGGTAAGGCTTACTACAATGGTAATATTAGTTTAGATGAGTTAAAGGAGTACTAA
- the hisH gene encoding imidazole glycerol phosphate synthase subunit HisH: MTIAVIDYDAGNTANVLRALEKLGVTAVLTADQNVIKAADGIILPGVGAFPTAMAELEKRDLITSLKTAVASGIPLLGICLGMQLLLDASEEHRFTEGLGLIPGTCRAIPTRKGLKVPHMGWNNLSVHRDTMLTKGLQGNYVYFVHSYFTDVANPFLDATADYGLALPAMISHGHVYGCQFHPEKSGDVGLGILENFKEIVYANTTSN, encoded by the coding sequence ATGACAATTGCAGTGATTGATTACGACGCGGGCAATACAGCAAATGTGTTGCGTGCACTAGAGAAGCTAGGTGTAACAGCAGTTTTGACAGCTGATCAAAATGTGATCAAGGCTGCTGACGGCATCATCTTACCAGGTGTTGGGGCCTTTCCCACGGCAATGGCTGAACTTGAAAAACGCGACTTGATCACAAGTCTGAAGACAGCTGTCGCAAGTGGCATACCACTTTTAGGTATTTGTTTAGGGATGCAACTGCTACTTGACGCATCAGAAGAACATCGTTTTACAGAAGGACTGGGCTTAATTCCAGGAACCTGTCGCGCTATTCCAACACGTAAAGGCTTAAAAGTACCACATATGGGTTGGAATAACTTAAGTGTTCATCGTGACACTATGTTGACAAAAGGTTTACAGGGTAACTATGTTTATTTTGTACATTCTTACTTTACAGATGTTGCCAACCCTTTTCTAGATGCAACAGCAGACTATGGCCTAGCCCTTCCAGCTATGATTTCTCATGGTCATGTCTATGGTTGCCAGTTTCATCCAGAAAAATCTGGAGATGTCGGACTTGGTATCCTAGAAAACTTTAAGGAGATTGTCTATGCAAATACTACCAGCAATTGA
- the hisB gene encoding imidazoleglycerol-phosphate dehydratase HisB produces the protein MRQAEIIRNTAETQITLAVNLDAQDPVEIDTGVGFFDHMLTLLARHGRFSLVVKANGDLHVDSHHTVEDVGIALGQVLREALGDKAGINRYGTSFVPMDETLGMSSLDLSGRSYLVFDAEFTNPKLGNFDTELVEEFFQALAFNVQMNLHLKILHGKNNHHKSESLFKATGRALREAVTLNPEIHGVNSTKGVL, from the coding sequence ATGAGACAAGCAGAGATCATCAGAAATACTGCAGAAACACAAATTACCCTTGCGGTAAATTTAGATGCTCAAGACCCAGTTGAGATTGACACAGGTGTTGGTTTTTTTGATCACATGTTGACATTGCTGGCAAGACATGGCAGGTTCAGTCTTGTAGTTAAAGCAAACGGTGATTTACACGTTGACAGCCATCATACCGTAGAAGATGTTGGTATTGCACTTGGACAAGTGTTACGTGAGGCATTGGGTGACAAAGCAGGCATCAATCGTTATGGGACAAGTTTTGTCCCCATGGATGAGACATTGGGGATGTCAAGTCTTGATTTATCAGGTCGGTCTTATCTTGTTTTTGATGCTGAGTTTACAAACCCTAAGTTAGGTAACTTTGATACAGAACTTGTGGAAGAATTTTTCCAAGCCTTAGCTTTTAATGTACAGATGAATCTACACTTGAAGATTTTACATGGCAAAAATAACCATCATAAGTCAGAAAGCTTGTTTAAAGCGACTGGCCGTGCGTTACGTGAAGCTGTGACCTTGAATCCTGAAATTCATGGTGTGAATTCGACTAAAGGAGTCTTGTAA
- the serB gene encoding phosphoserine phosphatase SerB, which yields MTKIKGLLIMDVDSTLIQEEGIDLLGELAGSGPEIADITHRAMNGELDFAESLHARVGLLAGLPVSVFDTIRKQIHFTDGARDLVDSLHAKGWRVGVVSGGFHETVDGLARELGIDYVRANHLEAIAGKLTGKVTGDIVTKSVKLDSLKKWAQELGLDLSQTVAMGDGANDLPMILASGIGIAFNAKDIVREQAPYQINVPNLALALDIIKEVRGEL from the coding sequence ATGACCAAAATTAAGGGTTTATTGATCATGGATGTGGATAGCACATTAATTCAAGAAGAAGGCATTGATTTACTTGGAGAGCTTGCAGGTAGCGGTCCTGAGATAGCTGATATTACACATCGTGCCATGAATGGAGAGCTTGATTTTGCTGAGTCTCTCCACGCGCGTGTTGGCTTATTAGCAGGATTACCGGTATCAGTTTTTGACACGATACGCAAACAAATCCATTTTACAGACGGCGCGCGTGATTTAGTTGACAGCTTGCATGCTAAGGGATGGCGAGTTGGTGTCGTGTCAGGTGGCTTTCACGAAACTGTAGATGGTCTTGCTAGAGAACTTGGTATTGACTATGTCCGTGCCAATCATCTCGAAGCCATAGCAGGCAAGTTAACTGGTAAGGTCACTGGGGATATCGTAACGAAATCAGTTAAACTGGATAGCTTAAAAAAATGGGCGCAAGAACTTGGTCTAGACTTATCACAGACAGTTGCCATGGGCGATGGTGCGAATGATTTACCGATGATCTTAGCTAGTGGGATTGGTATTGCCTTTAATGCGAAAGACATCGTGCGTGAACAAGCACCCTACCAAATTAATGTGCCAAACTTGGCACTTGCACTTGATATCATCAAGGAAGTCAGAGGTGAGCTATGA
- the hisD gene encoding histidinol dehydrogenase, with protein MKRLTGTVQEISDVLAADYAAYSQAQNDVDDIVSSIISNVRENGDSALDAYAQKFDGMVPELLEVSRETIARAFDEIDPAVLTALEHAKANIESYHKHQVEKGFVDTETDGVVRGQLVLPIEKVGVYVPGGTAAYPSSVLMNVLPAKIAGVPEIYMVTPPQANFNPAILVAAALSGVTKIYQVGGAQAIAALAYGTQTIPKVDKITGPGNVFVATAKKQVFGQVGIDMIAGPSEIGVIADASAKASYVAADLLSQAEHDKLARAILVTNSVALADAVDLALSEQLESLPRKAIAQESIVQNGRTIVTDTIDDMFALMNDIAPEHLEIAMDNAIEYLPKVKHAGSIFLGHFTSEPIGDYYAGTNHVLPTSGTSRFYSALGVYDFVKRSQFTYYSQDAVAKASKDITTLAYSEGLEGHARAIEIRDEQA; from the coding sequence ATGAAACGATTGACAGGAACAGTTCAGGAAATTTCAGATGTCTTGGCAGCTGATTATGCCGCCTATTCACAAGCACAAAATGATGTAGATGATATCGTTTCAAGTATTATCTCAAATGTACGAGAAAATGGAGACAGCGCGCTTGATGCGTACGCACAAAAGTTTGATGGGATGGTACCGGAGCTACTTGAAGTTTCACGTGAAACAATCGCGCGTGCATTTGATGAGATTGATCCAGCTGTTTTAACAGCTTTGGAACATGCCAAAGCGAATATTGAATCTTACCATAAACATCAGGTCGAAAAAGGCTTTGTTGATACCGAAACAGATGGTGTGGTCAGAGGACAGCTCGTTTTACCAATCGAAAAGGTTGGTGTCTATGTACCGGGTGGCACAGCGGCTTACCCCTCTAGTGTATTGATGAATGTCTTACCTGCTAAGATAGCTGGTGTCCCTGAAATCTATATGGTGACACCACCACAAGCAAACTTTAACCCGGCTATTTTGGTTGCCGCCGCCTTATCAGGTGTGACGAAAATCTACCAAGTTGGTGGTGCGCAAGCCATCGCAGCTCTGGCTTATGGGACACAGACGATACCGAAAGTAGATAAGATTACAGGACCTGGTAATGTGTTTGTTGCAACAGCTAAAAAACAAGTTTTCGGACAAGTTGGGATTGATATGATTGCCGGTCCTTCTGAAATCGGTGTGATTGCAGATGCATCCGCAAAAGCGAGTTATGTTGCTGCAGATCTACTCTCACAAGCTGAGCACGATAAGTTAGCACGTGCCATACTCGTGACGAATTCAGTTGCCTTAGCTGATGCTGTTGATCTGGCTTTATCAGAGCAACTGGAAAGTTTGCCGCGTAAGGCCATTGCACAGGAGTCAATAGTTCAAAATGGTCGGACGATCGTTACCGATACCATCGATGATATGTTTGCTTTAATGAATGATATAGCACCTGAGCATTTAGAGATTGCCATGGATAATGCCATTGAATATTTGCCAAAGGTTAAGCATGCTGGAAGTATCTTTTTAGGTCATTTTACGTCGGAACCGATCGGCGACTATTATGCTGGGACGAATCATGTCTTACCGACATCAGGGACATCTCGCTTTTATAGTGCCTTAGGAGTTTACGACTTTGTCAAGCGTAGTCAGTTTACCTATTATAGTCAAGATGCAGTTGCTAAGGCAAGTAAAGATATTACGACCCTAGCCTATTCTGAAGGCCTTGAGGGGCATGCGAGAGCGATAGAAATTCGTGATGAGCAAGCATAA
- the hisG gene encoding ATP phosphoribosyltransferase, with protein MITIALTKGRIEKDTVKILAQAGFDMGFMADKGRNLIFIDQAQDLRFLLVKAPDVATYVEHGIADLGVVGSDVLYEHPGNYLEMLDLNIGLCKFSVASIPNYDPLDHKRKKIATKYPKIATDFFNAKHEDVEIVSIQGSVEIAPVIGLTDAIVDIVETGHTLAANGLIIFEDIVRVSSRLIANNASIKKNPEIMALIARLEAVVGNEEVAFNG; from the coding sequence ATGATTACGATTGCATTAACCAAGGGTCGCATCGAAAAAGATACGGTTAAGATTTTGGCTCAGGCTGGGTTTGATATGGGGTTCATGGCAGATAAAGGACGCAATCTGATTTTTATAGATCAGGCACAGGATTTACGTTTTTTACTGGTTAAAGCGCCTGACGTGGCAACCTATGTGGAACATGGCATCGCTGATTTGGGAGTGGTAGGCTCAGATGTTTTATATGAGCATCCGGGTAATTACTTGGAGATGTTAGATTTAAATATTGGCTTGTGTAAATTTTCAGTAGCCAGTATTCCAAATTATGACCCGCTAGACCATAAGCGTAAAAAAATTGCGACAAAGTATCCTAAAATTGCCACTGATTTTTTTAATGCCAAACATGAAGATGTGGAGATCGTATCAATTCAAGGGTCGGTTGAGATTGCACCTGTTATTGGGTTGACAGATGCGATTGTCGATATTGTTGAGACGGGGCATACGCTTGCAGCCAATGGTTTGATTATCTTTGAGGATATTGTACGTGTCTCTTCTAGGTTGATTGCCAATAATGCAAGTATTAAGAAGAATCCAGAAATTATGGCACTCATTGCTAGGTTAGAGGCTGTTGTTGGAAATGAAGAGGTAGCATTTAATGGTTAA
- a CDS encoding ATP phosphoribosyltransferase regulatory subunit: MKNKQLAPGMHDKLFKRAHSIYQIETKVANFLMASRINRIDTPMVEYAGVFEDEFDNHNYHLFDKHGDLLVVRPDVTQSIARVVATTKVSLPVKFSYSGKVFRNHDELKGLQNERTQAGIEFIGFDPDLAITEALDLAQASLKLAGVDTYRLELSHAGILQPIFDQFNEAQVALLSKKISNKSITGLTEFVRQYPSEFDAFLVNLPHLFGQAETVLADAKKLVTNSDILLAFAEIENLSHNFEQVTVDFGMLAKRSYYTGLMFRVFSDKVPYAFLSGGRYDKLFERFEAGAVSAVGWALDVDAIYEEIREALVFDGGSL, from the coding sequence ATGAAAAATAAACAATTAGCGCCGGGCATGCATGATAAGTTATTTAAACGCGCACATAGTATCTACCAAATAGAGACTAAGGTCGCTAATTTCTTGATGGCTAGTCGGATTAATCGGATTGACACCCCTATGGTAGAGTATGCAGGCGTATTTGAGGATGAATTTGACAATCATAATTATCATTTATTTGATAAACATGGGGATTTATTAGTCGTCAGACCGGATGTCACACAGTCAATCGCACGAGTTGTTGCAACGACTAAAGTGAGCTTGCCAGTTAAGTTTTCCTATAGTGGTAAAGTGTTTCGAAATCACGATGAACTCAAAGGCTTACAAAATGAGCGCACCCAAGCAGGGATTGAATTCATAGGCTTTGATCCTGATCTAGCAATTACTGAAGCACTAGATTTGGCACAAGCGAGTTTAAAACTTGCTGGTGTTGATACTTATCGACTTGAACTCAGTCATGCTGGTATTTTACAACCCATTTTTGACCAGTTTAATGAGGCGCAAGTTGCTTTACTATCAAAAAAAATTAGCAATAAATCAATTACTGGTTTAACGGAATTCGTTCGGCAATATCCAAGTGAGTTTGATGCGTTTTTAGTGAATTTACCACACTTGTTTGGTCAAGCTGAAACCGTATTAGCAGATGCCAAAAAATTAGTCACTAACTCGGATATACTCCTTGCATTTGCTGAAATTGAAAACTTGAGCCATAATTTTGAACAGGTGACAGTTGATTTTGGGATGCTAGCTAAACGCAGTTACTATACAGGTCTGATGTTCCGTGTCTTTAGTGATAAAGTACCATATGCCTTTCTCAGTGGCGGTCGGTATGATAAGTTATTTGAGCGGTTTGAAGCAGGGGCTGTCAGTGCAGTAGGCTGGGCATTAGATGTGGATGCGATTTATGAGGAGATACGCGAAGCACTTGTCTTTGATGGAGGAAGTCTATGA
- the hisC gene encoding histidinol-phosphate transaminase, which yields MKGLRQITPYVAGAQPQEKGMIKINTNEHAFSPSPAVLAALREFDGNGLRKYSSIENDSLRSALAKQLGVHQDQLIVGNGSDDILALSFLSFFNSDDPLLFPDITYGFYKVWANLFRIPFEEVPLTAQFEINSSDYMDRKTGGIVIANPNAPTGIYKSLAEIEAIVVANQDVVVIIDEAYIAFGGISALPLVAKYDNVFITRTFSKDAALAGLRVGYGIGSPKLLKVIQAVKHAYNPYSVDAIAEKLATAAVSDTAYYTQVNAEIVEIRDWFSAELKAIGFDVLPSKANFVLVKPAGISASTLFDFLQTKKIYVRYFGDKARLSSYLRISIGTKNEMIRVIQIIGDLVA from the coding sequence ATGAAAGGTTTACGACAAATTACCCCTTATGTAGCAGGTGCGCAACCGCAAGAAAAAGGGATGATTAAAATCAATACGAATGAACATGCTTTTTCACCAAGTCCAGCTGTACTAGCAGCCCTTCGTGAGTTTGATGGGAATGGGCTTAGAAAGTATTCTTCAATAGAAAATGATAGCTTGCGAAGTGCACTAGCCAAACAATTAGGGGTGCACCAAGATCAGCTGATTGTTGGGAATGGATCGGATGATATACTAGCCTTGTCTTTCTTGAGTTTTTTTAATTCAGATGATCCACTATTATTTCCTGATATCACCTACGGATTTTACAAGGTATGGGCTAACCTATTTAGAATTCCTTTTGAGGAAGTGCCATTAACTGCTCAGTTTGAAATCAACAGTTCAGATTATATGGATCGAAAAACGGGTGGTATTGTGATTGCTAATCCAAATGCACCAACTGGGATTTATAAGAGTTTAGCTGAAATTGAAGCGATTGTGGTCGCTAATCAAGACGTTGTGGTGATTATTGATGAGGCCTATATTGCTTTTGGTGGGATAAGTGCCCTCCCTTTAGTCGCTAAGTATGATAATGTCTTTATTACGCGTACCTTTTCAAAGGATGCTGCTTTAGCAGGCTTACGTGTTGGTTACGGGATTGGTTCACCAAAGTTATTGAAAGTAATACAGGCAGTCAAACATGCCTATAATCCTTATTCTGTAGATGCAATAGCTGAAAAATTAGCGACAGCTGCAGTTTCTGATACTGCCTATTACACACAAGTTAATGCAGAGATTGTAGAGATAAGAGACTGGTTCTCTGCTGAATTAAAGGCGATAGGCTTTGATGTGTTACCTTCTAAAGCTAACTTCGTCCTAGTTAAGCCTGCGGGTATCTCGGCAAGTACCTTATTTGACTTCTTACAAACTAAAAAAATCTACGTCAGGTATTTTGGAGACAAAGCACGGTTGTCTAGCTATCTGAGAATATCGATCGGGACAAAAAATGAGATGATTCGAGTCATCCAAATAATAGGAGATCTAGTTGCATGA